Proteins co-encoded in one Setaria viridis chromosome 9, Setaria_viridis_v4.0, whole genome shotgun sequence genomic window:
- the LOC140221139 gene encoding uncharacterized protein, whose protein sequence is MVLEDKTGHEKLAPRTANYVVIGKELYKKAASTGILMKCILRSEGIELLHEIHLGTCGNHTASGTLVGKAFRSGFYWPTVVANAKDLVQRCKGCQFFSKQQHLPAQAMRIIPPS, encoded by the coding sequence ATGGTGCTAGAAGATAAGACAGGGCATGAAAAATTAGCTCCGCGCACTGCAAACTACGTCGTCATCGgcaaggagctctacaagaaagCTGCATCTACAGGGatcctgatgaagtgcattctacGTAGCGAGGGCATTGAACTCCTACATGAAATTCACTTGGGAACGTGCGGCAACCACACCGCCTCGGGGACTTTGGTCGGCAAAGCTTTCCGTTCAGGTTTCTATTGGCCAACAGTGGTAGCCAATGCAAAGGACCTCGTCCAAAGGTGCAaggggtgtcaattcttctccaagcagcagcacCTTCCGGCTCAGGCCATGCGCATcatcccaccatcctag